A genome region from Anopheles stephensi strain Indian chromosome 2, UCI_ANSTEP_V1.0, whole genome shotgun sequence includes the following:
- the LOC118503109 gene encoding putative inorganic phosphate cotransporter isoform X2, giving the protein MTASKEYLANAEPEKPNQRFGTRHYTVFMLFLGMANAYVMRTNMSVAIVAMVNQTAIEKDSEVFDDECPDTDYGDDTHDSGQDGEFIWSTSMQGYILSSFFYGYVITQIPFGLLAKRYGAMRFLGWGMLLNSVFAFVVPVAARQGGAGWLIAVRFIQGLGEGPIVPCTHAMLAKWIPPNERSRVGSIVYSGAQFGTVISMPLSGLLADHGFDGGWPSIFYVFGIIGTVWSIAFLLTCYEDPVSHPRIREDEKKYIQQSLWGNASVHIPPIPWMSIAKSMPFYAILLAHLGQNYGYETLMTELPTYMKQVLRFSIKTNGVLSALPYLAMWLFSIVVGWVADWMLTSGRFNHTWTRKISNSIGQYGPAIALIVASFTGCSRALTVAILTIGVGLNGGIYAGFKINHLDITPRYAGVLMAFTNCSANLAGLLAPIAAGNIIEGKPTIAQWRIVFVIAACVYLFTATFYNVFASGARQFWDDPENDEPQKPSIEAPAMHSEVNGSNVGSNGTTVATLTHRNVNEQSS; this is encoded by the exons ATGACGGCCAGCAAGGAGTATCTGGCGAATGCCGAACCGGAGAAACCGAACC AACGCTTCGGAACCCGACATTACACCGTGTTCATGCTGTTCCTCGGCATGGCAAATGCGTACGTCATGCGAACAAACATGTCCGTCGCCATCGTGGCGATGGTAAACCAGACCGCCATCGAGAAGGATTCCGAAGTGTTCGACGACGAATGTCCGGACACGGATTATGGCGATGATACACATGATTCCGGGCAGGATGGCGAGTTTATCTGGAGCACCAGTATGCAGGGCTACATTCTATCGTCCTTCTTCTACGGCTACGTCATCACGCAGATTCCGTTCGGTCTGCTGGCGAAGCGGTACGGAGCGATGCGTTTCCTTGGTTGGGGAATGTTGCTCAACTCGGTGTTTGCGTTCGTGGTGCCGGTTGCCGCTCGACAGGGAGGTGCCGGTTGGCTGATCGCTGTACGCTTCATCCAGGGACTGGGCGAAGGCCCGATCGTGCCCTGCACACATGCCATGCTTGCGAAGTGGATTCCTCCGAACGAACGATCACGCGTGGGGTCGATCGTGTACTCCGGAGCGCAGTTCGGTACGGTTATTTCGATGCCACTGTCCGGTTTGCTGGCGGACCACGGGTTTGACGGTGGTTGGCCATCCATATTCTACGTGTTTGGCATTATTGGCACGGTGTGGTCGATTGCGTTCCTGCTGACGTGTTACGAGGATCCAGTTTCGCATCCCCGCATTCGAGAGGACGAGAAGAAGTACATCCAGCAGTCACTGTGGGGCAATGCGTCAGTGCACATTCCACCGATTCCGTGGATGAGCATCGCGAAGTCGATGCCGTTCTACGCCATCTTGCTTGCCCATCTTGGCCAGAACTATGGTTACGAAACGCTGATGACGGAGCTGCCGACCTACATGAAGCAGGTCCTGCGATTCTCCATCAAGACC AACGGTGTTCTGTCCGCCCTGCCCTATCTGGCGATGTGGCTGTTCTCGATCGTGGTCGGATGGGTCGCTGACTGGATGTTAACGTCGGGTCGCTTCAACCACACCTGGACGCGCAAGATCTCCAACAGCATCGGTCAGTACGGTCCGGCGATCGCTCTTATCGTTGCCTCGTTCACCGGTTGCAGTCGAGCACTGACGGTGGCCATCCTGACGATCGGTGTCGGCCTGAACGGTGGTATCTACGCTGGCTTCAAGATTAACCATCTGGACATTACGCCCCGGTACGCGGGCGTACTAATGGCATTCACCAACTGTTCAGCCAACCTGGCCGGTTTACTAGCCCCGATCGCGGCCGGTAACATCATCGAGGGTAAACCGACGATCGCTCAGTGGCGTATCGTGTTTGTGATAGCGGCATGCGTCTATCTGTTCACTGCCACGTTCTACAACGTGTTCGCGTCCGGCGCCCGCCAGTTCTGGGACGATCCGGAGAACGATGAACCGCAGAAGCCTTCGATCGAGGCTCCGGCGATGCACAGTGAAGTGAATGGTAGCAATGTCGGTAGCAATGGTACGACGGTCGCAACCCTAACGCATCGGAACGTTAATGAACAGTCGTCGTAG
- the LOC118503109 gene encoding putative inorganic phosphate cotransporter isoform X1, whose amino-acid sequence MADNRNRSGHVLVWEQADMASDEGILPTKRFGTRHYTVFMLFLGMANAYVMRTNMSVAIVAMVNQTAIEKDSEVFDDECPDTDYGDDTHDSGQDGEFIWSTSMQGYILSSFFYGYVITQIPFGLLAKRYGAMRFLGWGMLLNSVFAFVVPVAARQGGAGWLIAVRFIQGLGEGPIVPCTHAMLAKWIPPNERSRVGSIVYSGAQFGTVISMPLSGLLADHGFDGGWPSIFYVFGIIGTVWSIAFLLTCYEDPVSHPRIREDEKKYIQQSLWGNASVHIPPIPWMSIAKSMPFYAILLAHLGQNYGYETLMTELPTYMKQVLRFSIKTNGVLSALPYLAMWLFSIVVGWVADWMLTSGRFNHTWTRKISNSIGQYGPAIALIVASFTGCSRALTVAILTIGVGLNGGIYAGFKINHLDITPRYAGVLMAFTNCSANLAGLLAPIAAGNIIEGKPTIAQWRIVFVIAACVYLFTATFYNVFASGARQFWDDPENDEPQKPSIEAPAMHSEVNGSNVGSNGTTVATLTHRNVNEQSS is encoded by the exons ATGGCGGACAATCGAAACCGATCGGGCCATGTGCTCGTGTGGGAGCAGGCCGACATGGCGTCGGACGAGGGCATCTTGCCGACAA AACGCTTCGGAACCCGACATTACACCGTGTTCATGCTGTTCCTCGGCATGGCAAATGCGTACGTCATGCGAACAAACATGTCCGTCGCCATCGTGGCGATGGTAAACCAGACCGCCATCGAGAAGGATTCCGAAGTGTTCGACGACGAATGTCCGGACACGGATTATGGCGATGATACACATGATTCCGGGCAGGATGGCGAGTTTATCTGGAGCACCAGTATGCAGGGCTACATTCTATCGTCCTTCTTCTACGGCTACGTCATCACGCAGATTCCGTTCGGTCTGCTGGCGAAGCGGTACGGAGCGATGCGTTTCCTTGGTTGGGGAATGTTGCTCAACTCGGTGTTTGCGTTCGTGGTGCCGGTTGCCGCTCGACAGGGAGGTGCCGGTTGGCTGATCGCTGTACGCTTCATCCAGGGACTGGGCGAAGGCCCGATCGTGCCCTGCACACATGCCATGCTTGCGAAGTGGATTCCTCCGAACGAACGATCACGCGTGGGGTCGATCGTGTACTCCGGAGCGCAGTTCGGTACGGTTATTTCGATGCCACTGTCCGGTTTGCTGGCGGACCACGGGTTTGACGGTGGTTGGCCATCCATATTCTACGTGTTTGGCATTATTGGCACGGTGTGGTCGATTGCGTTCCTGCTGACGTGTTACGAGGATCCAGTTTCGCATCCCCGCATTCGAGAGGACGAGAAGAAGTACATCCAGCAGTCACTGTGGGGCAATGCGTCAGTGCACATTCCACCGATTCCGTGGATGAGCATCGCGAAGTCGATGCCGTTCTACGCCATCTTGCTTGCCCATCTTGGCCAGAACTATGGTTACGAAACGCTGATGACGGAGCTGCCGACCTACATGAAGCAGGTCCTGCGATTCTCCATCAAGACC AACGGTGTTCTGTCCGCCCTGCCCTATCTGGCGATGTGGCTGTTCTCGATCGTGGTCGGATGGGTCGCTGACTGGATGTTAACGTCGGGTCGCTTCAACCACACCTGGACGCGCAAGATCTCCAACAGCATCGGTCAGTACGGTCCGGCGATCGCTCTTATCGTTGCCTCGTTCACCGGTTGCAGTCGAGCACTGACGGTGGCCATCCTGACGATCGGTGTCGGCCTGAACGGTGGTATCTACGCTGGCTTCAAGATTAACCATCTGGACATTACGCCCCGGTACGCGGGCGTACTAATGGCATTCACCAACTGTTCAGCCAACCTGGCCGGTTTACTAGCCCCGATCGCGGCCGGTAACATCATCGAGGGTAAACCGACGATCGCTCAGTGGCGTATCGTGTTTGTGATAGCGGCATGCGTCTATCTGTTCACTGCCACGTTCTACAACGTGTTCGCGTCCGGCGCCCGCCAGTTCTGGGACGATCCGGAGAACGATGAACCGCAGAAGCCTTCGATCGAGGCTCCGGCGATGCACAGTGAAGTGAATGGTAGCAATGTCGGTAGCAATGGTACGACGGTCGCAACCCTAACGCATCGGAACGTTAATGAACAGTCGTCGTAG